In Terriglobus aquaticus, the genomic window CATGTTCCCGATCGGTAAGATGAAGTTCTTCCAGGAGAAACGGCGTCGCATCGCTGGAACCGTCGTCGACAAAGACAATCTCGTACGGTACAGCCATTCCCTGCAGCACTTTTGTGAGCTGACTGTGACATTCTGCAATGACCTCTGCCTCGTTGAAGCAGGGGACAACAATGCTTAGGGTCGGCTCCATAGCCGCATTATGGCAGATGCAGCCGCGGAACCGGGGCTGGAACGCGTTGCTGAGCAGCTTTCCGCCAGGTTCTGCTTCTCAGGCCTGCGTGCGTCCCTTACCTAAACGGGTATCCTTGCTGGTGAGGGACTTATGGACACCAACAACTCCGCCAGGCGCACCGAAGACATCGCGCTCGATCTTCTGAAGTTCATTGCATCGACCACGAACGTGGTGAAGGGCAGCGGCGGCGGCACACCTGGGTTTGCGGGCGCCACCATTGCGAAGCCCGAAGACCAGGTAGGCCAACTGTTGGATCTGTATGGCCGCTGCCGTAAGGCGGTTGAGGGGTCTCTGTAAGCTCGGCGAGGCGGTCAGAGTGGCGCGTCTTCAGCCAGCTCCTAATTCGCTCTTCGGTGATGCGACCGGGCCTCATTCGGAAGCGCCCGGCTGGACGGCGCACGACTTGCAGGAGCAGCGGCGCCTGGTCGCCATGCACCAATCGCTGCTGAATGCCTGTGGAACTCCGCCGCAGCGCGAGGTCTGGGACCCGCTGACCCAGCTCATCTACTCCCTATGTAGTTCCCGCACCAAGACGCCGGAGTCGCACGCTCTGCTGCGGGCTCTGCGGGAACGTTACGACGGGTGGCCAACGGGGCCTAATAGTTGGGACGAAGTGGGGTGGGAGCGGCTGCGGGATGCTCCCGTTACGGAGATCGAAGAGACCATCCACATGGCCACTTTTGCGGACCGCAAAGCACCGCAATTGAAGGCCACACTCGAGCAGATCACGGCACGTACGGGAGCGTTGTCGCTGCTGTTTCTTGCCAACTATCGCACCGCGAAGATTCGCACGTGGCTGGAGCAGTTTCCAGGCATCGGGTCGCAGGTGAGCGCTGCCGTGGTGAACTTCTCCTCGCTGCGTCGACCGGTGATCAGCGTGGACGGCCACCATCAGCGCGTGTCCGTACGCATGGGCTTTGCACCGGAGCGCAGCACGCCGAGACAGGTCGAAGACGCGCTGATGCGCATTGTCCCTAGCGACTGGCAGGCCGTGACCATGGACGACCATCACCAGTTGGTGAAGTTGCTGGGGCAAACCCGATGCACCCCGAATCAGCCCGCCTGTTTCGCTTGCCCGCTGGTTGAGCTTTGCCCGACAGGAAGCTCAAAGATCCGCCACTATCCCGCAGTGCTTCAGTCGAAATACTGAGGCGCTCGAGCCAGCTAGTGGAATCGTCGATACAGAAGGAACACCCTGATTGCCGGTGAAAGAAGATGCCAGTGCAAACGGCGCTAAGTCCGCGCCGTTTGCACTGGCATTGCTTTGCCCCGCGTCTCCCTCAGGGCGCGGGAGTTCGCTTGCTCGGTATCGAATACCTACGCCGAGGCGGCCGGCACAAA contains:
- a CDS encoding DHH family phosphoesterase — its product is MDTNNSARRTEDIALDLLKFIASTTNVVKGSGGGTPGFAGATIAKPEDQVGQLLDLYGRCRKAVEGSL
- a CDS encoding endonuclease III domain-containing protein encodes the protein MARLQPAPNSLFGDATGPHSEAPGWTAHDLQEQRRLVAMHQSLLNACGTPPQREVWDPLTQLIYSLCSSRTKTPESHALLRALRERYDGWPTGPNSWDEVGWERLRDAPVTEIEETIHMATFADRKAPQLKATLEQITARTGALSLLFLANYRTAKIRTWLEQFPGIGSQVSAAVVNFSSLRRPVISVDGHHQRVSVRMGFAPERSTPRQVEDALMRIVPSDWQAVTMDDHHQLVKLLGQTRCTPNQPACFACPLVELCPTGSSKIRHYPAVLQSKY